In Anaerolineae bacterium, the following are encoded in one genomic region:
- a CDS encoding cyclase family protein: protein MPQRIVDLSLTFQPNMRGVVIEPVRTFAKDKLNTNNLQLYSHAGTHMDAPLHFVDRGRTMAHLDLSKCIGPALVIDLSAKTANSFITVEDLAPYACRIGPDARLLLRTDWDQHANQDDYRTDMPRISAGLARWLVDRQIVLLGLETPSVASLRPENKAELIEVHQILLRAEVVIVESLANLRQLQQEVVYFIALPLKIAGGDGSPVRAIALEDEAGF, encoded by the coding sequence ATGCCCCAACGGATTGTTGATTTAAGCCTAACTTTTCAGCCAAATATGCGGGGGGTTGTTATAGAGCCGGTTCGCACTTTTGCCAAAGACAAGCTCAATACCAACAACTTACAACTCTATAGCCACGCCGGCACCCACATGGATGCGCCCCTCCATTTTGTGGATAGGGGACGGACTATGGCCCACCTTGATCTGAGCAAATGTATCGGCCCGGCCCTGGTGATTGACCTCTCGGCCAAAACGGCCAATAGCTTTATTACGGTTGAAGATTTGGCCCCTTATGCCTGCAGAATCGGGCCAGACGCCCGGCTGTTGTTACGGACGGATTGGGACCAACACGCCAACCAGGACGATTACCGAACCGATATGCCCCGCATTTCCGCAGGATTGGCTCGCTGGTTGGTAGACAGACAAATTGTCTTGTTGGGTCTGGAAACGCCTTCCGTAGCCTCCCTGCGCCCGGAAAACAAGGCCGAATTGATTGAGGTGCATCAAATTTTACTGCGGGCCGAAGTGGTGATTGTGGAAAGCCTGGCTAATTTGCGCCAGTTGCAGCAGGAAGTGGTTTATTTTATTGCCTTGCCGCTCAAGATCGCCGGCGGTGACGGTTCGCCGGTGCGGGCCATTGCCCTGGAAGACGAGGCGGGATTTTAA
- the radA gene encoding DNA repair protein RadA, giving the protein MAKTKVRYVCQECGSAQPKWMGRCPDCGEWNTLVETIIETAKPGSVSPAARQALVGRNTPQALVEIAADSYQRTLLPMDEFNRVLGGGLVPGALTLIGGDPGIGKSTLLLQISAGLAAAGQVLYISGEESAQQIKLRANRLNIPGDNLFILTETNMTAILEHIQQMSPGFLIVDSIQTTYMDELQSAPGSVSQVRECAARFQEVAKSKNIPVFLIGHVTKTGAIAGPRVLEHIVDTVLYLEGERFHAYRLLRSVKNRFGATNEIGIFEMSDEGLNEVSNPSEAFLAERLPNASGSAIAVTLEGTRPLLVEVQALASTTSFGNPRRTANGVDFNRLLLIVAVLAKRVGVRLADQDVFVNVIGGLQIDEPASDLAVAAAIASSFRNRPVAADLALVGEVGLSGELRAVGHLETRLKEAAKLGFKRCLLPASGQLKHLKTPPLALIQARSVSEALENALI; this is encoded by the coding sequence ATGGCTAAAACAAAAGTTCGTTACGTGTGCCAAGAGTGTGGCAGCGCCCAACCCAAATGGATGGGGCGCTGCCCCGATTGCGGCGAGTGGAATACGCTGGTTGAAACCATCATTGAAACCGCCAAACCGGGTAGTGTTTCCCCGGCGGCGCGGCAAGCCCTGGTGGGTCGCAATACGCCCCAGGCTCTGGTTGAAATTGCCGCCGACAGTTATCAGCGCACCTTGCTACCCATGGACGAATTCAACCGGGTGTTAGGCGGGGGGCTGGTGCCCGGCGCCTTGACCCTGATTGGCGGCGATCCCGGCATTGGCAAAAGTACCCTCCTGCTGCAAATATCGGCGGGCTTGGCCGCAGCCGGGCAGGTGCTTTACATATCCGGCGAGGAAAGCGCCCAACAAATCAAGTTGCGGGCCAACCGGCTCAACATTCCGGGGGATAATCTTTTCATCCTCACCGAAACCAACATGACGGCTATTCTGGAGCACATCCAGCAAATGTCGCCGGGCTTTCTGATTGTTGACTCCATTCAGACCACTTATATGGACGAACTCCAATCCGCGCCCGGTTCGGTGAGCCAGGTACGAGAGTGCGCGGCGCGGTTTCAAGAGGTGGCCAAAAGTAAAAACATTCCGGTTTTTTTGATTGGACACGTGACCAAAACCGGGGCGATTGCCGGGCCGCGTGTATTGGAGCATATTGTTGACACAGTGCTTTACCTGGAAGGCGAGCGTTTTCACGCCTACCGGCTATTACGGAGTGTTAAAAACAGATTTGGGGCCACCAACGAAATTGGCATCTTTGAAATGAGCGACGAAGGCTTAAATGAAGTGTCCAATCCCAGCGAAGCCTTTTTGGCCGAGCGTCTGCCCAATGCCAGCGGTTCGGCCATTGCGGTCACCCTGGAGGGCACGCGGCCTTTGCTGGTTGAGGTCCAGGCCCTGGCCAGCACCACCAGTTTTGGCAATCCCCGGCGCACCGCCAACGGCGTTGACTTCAACCGCCTCCTGCTCATTGTGGCCGTGCTGGCCAAACGGGTGGGCGTGCGTCTGGCCGACCAGGATGTTTTTGTTAACGTGATCGGCGGTTTGCAAATTGACGAACCGGCCTCCGACCTGGCGGTGGCTGCGGCCATTGCCTCCAGCTTTCGCAACCGGCCGGTAGCCGCCGATCTGGCCCTGGTGGGCGAGGTGGGGCTTTCCGGCGAGTTGCGGGCCGTGGGCCATCTGGAAACCCGGCTCAAAGAAGCGGCCAAGCTTGGCTTCAAACGTTGTTTACTGCCCGCCTCCGGCCAATTAAAGCATCTTAAAACGCCGCCCCTGGCCCTGATCCAGGCCCGCTCCGTAAGCGAAGCCCTGGAAAATGCGCTGATTTAA